CATTTGCCCGACAAAGCCGGACGTGCGCCATGGGTCAGGTGACCACCGGCATCAAGCGACATACCCAGAACGGTATCACCCGGCTGCAGCAGTGCCAGCATAACAGCACCATTGGCCTGTGCACCCGAATGCGGCTGAACGTTGACGAATTCGCAGCCAAACAGCTCTTTTGCACGGTTGATTGCCAGTTCTTCGGCAACGTCAACATATTCACAACCGCCATAATAACGGCGCGATGGGTAACCTTCGGCATATTTGTTGGTCAGCACAGAACCCTGTGCTTCCATCACTGCCTTGGAAACGATGTTTTCAGATGCGATCAGTTCGATCTGGTTTTTCTGACGGTCAAGTTCATCAGCAACCGATTTGAACAGCGCCGGATCAGCATCCGACAGGCCGGTGGAAAAGAAGCCGTTAAAAGACATTCGAAAGCCTTTCGATAAAACGGAAAATATAGAGCCCGGAAGCCCTGGTGCGTGCCATGCGGCAAATTCGATTATTCGGGGGATGACAGCTTGTCGATGCGGCCCTGATGGCGGCCACCTTCGAATGCTGTTGATACGAATGCGTTTACGCAATCCTGCGCGACGGCAACACCCAGAAGGCGTGCGCCAAGGCAGAGAACATTGGCATTGTTATGCTGGCGGCACAGTTCGGCCGAAAGACGGTCATGAACCAGGGCTGCGCGAATTTCGGGGTAACGGTTGGCGGCGATGCTCATGCCAATGCCCGAACCACAAACGAGAATGCCGCTTTCGGCCTTGCCATCGATGATGGTTTTGCAAACAGCGTAGGCATAATCGGGATAATCGACCGAGGCAGAGCCATCCGTGCCGAGATCGAGCACTTCATAACTCTGTTCGGAAAGTTGTGCGACGATCAAGGCTTTAAGGTCGACACCGCCATGATCGGCAGCAATCGCAATGGTTTTGGCCGACATTTTCAGCGCCCTTTTCAAACTGACAAGAAAATTTGAGCGCCTTTTAGCACATCGCTATCCCCCTGCCAACGCGCAGTAGCACGGATTGGCGTGAGTTCTGCCATGCATCACGTGCGAACCTGCAGTTTGACTAGCGATATTTCGACTAGATTGTTTTTCACAAAGATATTTTCCCGTCAGTCGCGCCGAAGACAAAATAAATAACGAATTCGATGAACGATTTTTCAACTAGTGAACAAAAATCTACTATTGAGCGACAGATGTGAAACGCGAGGTTTCGATTGTGAACTATACGACTGTACGTTTGTTTGAATTAATGTTATTTGTTAAGCATAAAATATAACGTTTGAGTCATATCTTTTCGCCATTATTGAACAAACGTGATTGTTGATTATATGTCCTATAGGCTGCATTGCTTGCGGCAATTGGGAACCGGTTCAAGGACACAAGAAAAAATGAATGACCTGACTAACGACGCCTTTGATCGTGATGAACTGCTGCAAATGACGGTCGACATTGTTTCAGCCTATGTGAGCAACAATGCCCTTGCAGCAACGCAGCTTCCCGAGCTGATCACGACCACTTTCCGTTCGCTTGAAGATCTGCGCGGCGTCGAGGAGATCGAGGAAGAAGAACCGCTGAAACCAGCCGTTCCGGTCAAGAAATCCATTGGTGATGACTATATCGTCTGCCTTGAAGATGGCAAGAAACTGAAAATGCTCAAGCGGCATCTGCGTACCACATACAACATGACGCCGGAAGAATACCGCGCGAAATGGGGCCTGCCGGCAGATTACCCGATGGTTGCGCCGAATTATGCCAAACAGCGTTCGCAATTCGCGAAAAAGATTGGCCTTGGCCGCAAAGCAGACTGATTTTTCAGGATTTTTCGGTCGTTACTGAACGTTCCGACATTAAAACGGCGCCCCAATTTTGCGGGCGCCTTTTTATTTAGGGTTATTCCAGGAAATATTTGCCTTTTATTTTGGCTTAACTGAATACCAGTCAGTTTTATTGATTTTCAAATATCAGTAAATTCAAATATTTAACGAAAGCACCCTTGTTCAAGCGGTGCCATAAATACACAGCCCGGCCCCTACCCCACACCTGCCCCACAAACGAAAAGGCCCGGCGCAAATGCACCGGGCCAGTTCATGATCAGAAATGATCAGCCGACATTAGTCAGCATAGTCGTAGCTGCCGTTTTCCCATTTGTAGAAAACGTAACCCGGAGCTGCAACGTCGCCTTTGGAGTCGAAGGAGATCGAGCCAAGAACGGTGTCAAAGCTGTCGCCGCTCTTGAGTTCTTTGGTAACGGCTTCAAAGTCGGTCGAGCCGGCTTTGGTAACAGCCTGTGCCCAAGCCTGGATCGCACCATAGGTGTAGAGGGTGTAACCTTCCGGCTTGTAACCTTTGCCTTCGAAGTATTTGACGAGGTCAGCGTTGCGCGGGTCTTTTTCAAGAGCCGGACCAGCAGTGAACATGGTGCCTGCACCGGCATCGCCAGTGATCGACCAGTATTCAAGCGAGTTCAGCGCGTCGCCGGAGATCGCCTGGGTGTCCATGCCCTGAGCGCGCATCTGACGAACGATCAGGCCGAGTTCGGTGTGGTAACCACCGTAATACAACACGTCGATGTTTTCAGATTTCAGCTTGGTCACGAGGGCAGAATAGTCTTTTTCACCCGGGGTGATCGCTTCGTACATGATTTCCTTAACGCCAGCAGCGTTCAGGTTTTTCTTGGTTTCGTCAGCGAGGCCTTTGGAATAAGCCTGTTTGTCGTGAACGATGGCGATACGCTTGTCGCCATAATGTTCAGCAAGATATTTACCGGCAACTTCACCCTGCTGGTCGTCACGGCCGCAAACGCGGAACACGTTGTCCAGACCACGGTCGGTCAGCTGCGGGTTGGTCGAAGCCGGAGAAATCTGGATGATGCCTTCTTCGTTGTACACTTCCGATGCCGGGATCGAAGAACCCGAGCAGAAGTGACCAGCGACAAGAGCAACGTCTT
The window above is part of the Thalassospira marina genome. Proteins encoded here:
- the rpiB gene encoding ribose 5-phosphate isomerase B, which translates into the protein MSAKTIAIAADHGGVDLKALIVAQLSEQSYEVLDLGTDGSASVDYPDYAYAVCKTIIDGKAESGILVCGSGIGMSIAANRYPEIRAALVHDRLSAELCRQHNNANVLCLGARLLGVAVAQDCVNAFVSTAFEGGRHQGRIDKLSSPE
- a CDS encoding MucR family transcriptional regulator, which encodes MNDLTNDAFDRDELLQMTVDIVSAYVSNNALAATQLPELITTTFRSLEDLRGVEEIEEEEPLKPAVPVKKSIGDDYIVCLEDGKKLKMLKRHLRTTYNMTPEEYRAKWGLPADYPMVAPNYAKQRSQFAKKIGLGRKAD
- a CDS encoding branched-chain amino acid ABC transporter substrate-binding protein; the protein is MSKTKLGLLATASALVLSMGAAKADITIATVGPMTGPYAAFGEQMRQGASKAVEDINAAGGVNGEKLVLEIGDDACDPKQAVAVANQLVSKDVALVAGHFCSGSSIPASEVYNEEGIIQISPASTNPQLTDRGLDNVFRVCGRDDQQGEVAGKYLAEHYGDKRIAIVHDKQAYSKGLADETKKNLNAAGVKEIMYEAITPGEKDYSALVTKLKSENIDVLYYGGYHTELGLIVRQMRAQGMDTQAISGDALNSLEYWSITGDAGAGTMFTAGPALEKDPRNADLVKYFEGKGYKPEGYTLYTYGAIQAWAQAVTKAGSTDFEAVTKELKSGDSFDTVLGSISFDSKGDVAAPGYVFYKWENGSYDYAD